Below is a window of Glandiceps talaboti chromosome 15, keGlaTala1.1, whole genome shotgun sequence DNA.
TCTGTTTATGCTTTTGATGAGTGTTTATTCACGTAGTACTAAATTAGAAGTGGTAATATAACTGATGAAAATGCTTCGCACAGTTCGTGAGTTGCCAGAAACAATTGAGTAAAATCATCTCAAATTACTAACTTTAATCTAAAAGCACAGTAACATGGTATCATTTGTTCAATAGGAGTAAAGAGTCGTGTTGATACAGAAAACAGACTTCATAGGCATCTGTTCGGTAACTACAACAAGAATATTCGTCCAGCTGACTACAATGAGACAGCCGTCATTGATTTCGGTCTTGCTATTACACAAATCCTAGATGTGGTGAGtaacaaacaactacaaatgtacttcATGATGCATATCTCGTTATTAGTATAATGAGAACTTTCCCAATAGTAAACTAAAAGTGTGGGTTACTATTTAATCTTATTAGTAATTGCGGATATAAAAATACTTGAAGCTGCAAATAAATGTCTCCGAAACATTCAACGACGAATATACAGTTCTCTTATTTTCATCATTAACATCCCATTCTTATCTTTAAAACCTTTACTttagactagactagttcagCTCGAAACATTTCTGTGGCCCTCACCAGATATATTATCCCATCAACCTcctttttaaaatgtacataattttttcttctgttttgtatctggtgaataagcaaattcaattcaattcaattcaactcaaatcaattgatttcaattcaattcaatataaatcatttcaattcaattcaatataaatcatttcaattcaattcaatccaaatcaattcaattcaattcaattcaaatcaaatcaaatcaattcaattcaatataaatcatttcatttcatttcaattcaattcaattcaattcaattcaaatcaattcaactcaaataaattgatttcaattcaattcaatataaatcatttcaattcaatccaattcaattcaatccaatccaaatcaattcaattcaattcaattcaaatcaaatcaaatcaaatcaattcaaatcaattcaactcaaatcaaatcaattcaattcaattcaattcaattcaattcaattcaaatcaaatcaattcaattcaattcaactcaaatcaattcaattcaattcaatataaatcatttcaattcaattcaattcaattcaattcaattcaattcaattcaattcaattcaattcaattcacttTTTGAATcaacaaattattgatatttctaTCTTATATAAGTTTAACTTACATTAGACACTCTGAATGCTTTCAGGACGAAAAACACCAAATCTTAAAGGCGTCTGGATATGTTGAACAGGTAGGTATTGTTAAAAGTGACTACTAGTCGCATGGTTGGTGATCTTCAATTTGCATTTTAAACAAAGTTTATATATTTCTAGTTTGTTGAACATAACAAATTAATCTCATTGTTACGTACTTAAATCTATCACCTGTAATAGTAATATGATCTGATAAAATATGAGGTTGCATGAactaaaatatatcaaatgttttgTCAGTCTGCGTAATTTTGGgtacaaaactaaaaaaatcaGAAAGTATAAGTACGTGTTACTAGTACAATATAATGACTGTCTTTATCTGAACACTTTTCTAGACATGGCAAGATAGTCGACTGCAGTGGAATCCGTCAGACTATCATGGACTCAATAAGACAGTGGTTCCAACTGAATGGATATGGTGCTCGGATATGGTACTTCTCAACAGGTGCGAAATGTTGAAGATATTTTGTATTAGGCTTTCATTTTCGTAAAATCCTACATCAAACGAAGAAAAACCCACTTACTTTTATACTGTCATTTATCATCGAAACGTACGGACATGCATTTAATTTTTTGCGGAGCATGTGTCGAACAAAATGATagcaaagtatgtatgtatgtatgtatgtatgtatgtatgtatttatgtatgtatgtatgtatgtatgtatgtatgtatgtatgtgtatgtatgtgtgtgtatgtgtgttaatagaaaatatgtaaatgaaattaatataaaCTGTGACTAAAGGCACATCTGTCATTCACTTTTTATTTCTTTCTCCTACAGCGCCGTGGGACAATATGAATTTGCAATGACTGCAcgtgttttgatattttcaaacgGCTTGATCACTTATTTTCCACCCGCTGTGTTTGAAACCCCTTGTATAATGAATATTCTGTACTTCCCTTTTGATGTTCAGCGATGTCCCTTGGAATTTGGACCGTGGGCATATACGATTGATCAATCAACAGCACACCCTGTTCGGAATGGTGTGAACGAGGTTATGTTTCTTCCAAGCACGGAATGGAATTTAATAAATTCATCGGCTATGTACCTGGAGTTTGGATCAAGTGATTTACAGTCAACATGGGCAATGATACGATACACACTGGTTCTGAAAAGAAGACCCCTTTTTTACATAGTTAATGTCATTATTCCTTGCATTATGATGGCCTTGttgacaatgttagtttttCTGCTACCTTCGGACTCTGGTGAGAAGATGTCATTTGGCGTTTCTATTCTTATCACCATGTCAGTTTTTAA
It encodes the following:
- the LOC144446300 gene encoding neuronal acetylcholine receptor subunit beta-3-like translates to MNTIVLVWSSYCYLLIVSKGVKSRVDTENRLHRHLFGNYNKNIRPADYNETAVIDFGLAITQILDVDEKHQILKASGYVEQTWQDSRLQWNPSDYHGLNKTVVPTEWIWCSDMVLLNSAVGQYEFAMTARVLIFSNGLITYFPPAVFETPCIMNILYFPFDVQRCPLEFGPWAYTIDQSTAHPVRNGVNEVMFLPSTEWNLINSSAMYLEFGSSDLQSTWAMIRYTLVLKRRPLFYIVNVIIPCIMMALLTMLVFLLPSDSGEKMSFGVSILITMSVFNLLVADIMPPSAQGVPLIARFLFFNTCLVAMSIAVSVFVLRLHHRPAYARSMGSVTYKLFFKCLPKMLCIKLYADTFPRNKLVDDKFTMDDQQNCNGTGTVNVYVNDVFENLEKSGKDVPRVGDQATVITKEFLILMKRMASDFQFVRRRVELDITAKRMTEEWKYVAMVMDRLFLCISMIIYVSGTVIMFTNPGIYQD